From a single Rhodococcus qingshengii JCM 15477 genomic region:
- a CDS encoding inorganic diphosphatase has translation MEFDVTIEIPKGQRNKYEVDHVTGRVKLDRYLYTAFGYPADYGFIENTLGEDGDPLDAMVLLPESVFPGVIVEARAVAMFKMVDEAGGDDKVLCVPAGDPRWDHIQDLGDISQFELDAIKHFFVHYKDLEPNKHVEAANWVGRAEAEAEIEASIKRLAANGGH, from the coding sequence GTGGAGTTCGACGTCACCATCGAGATCCCCAAGGGTCAGCGCAACAAGTACGAGGTCGACCACGTAACCGGTCGCGTCAAACTCGATCGCTACCTCTACACAGCTTTCGGCTACCCGGCCGACTACGGCTTCATCGAAAACACCCTGGGTGAGGACGGCGATCCGCTCGACGCCATGGTCCTGCTCCCCGAGTCGGTCTTCCCCGGCGTCATCGTCGAGGCTCGCGCAGTCGCGATGTTCAAGATGGTCGACGAGGCCGGCGGAGACGACAAGGTCCTCTGCGTTCCGGCCGGTGACCCCCGCTGGGATCACATCCAGGATCTGGGTGACATCTCACAGTTCGAGCTCGATGCGATCAAGCACTTTTTCGTCCACTACAAGGACCTCGAGCCGAACAAGCACGTCGAGGCAGCCAACTGGGTCGGCCGCGCCGAGGCAGAGGCCGAGATCGAGGCTTCGATCAAGCGTCTCGCTGCCAACGGCGGTCACTGA
- the dacB gene encoding D-alanyl-D-alanine carboxypeptidase/D-alanyl-D-alanine endopeptidase yields MAGQGKKKIGSLEESRRRNFRILLAVGAVVVLAVAGVVVVKLGTSNDTAGSATVTTSPQPALVTPSPQVVPVPTDAPIPSAAGIAAAIGPAVANPDLGKFTGVVADALTGNILWSADPSTPMTPASTTKVLTASAALLKLPLDHRLSTTVVPGASPGQVVLVGGGDPTLTATPKGQSGYYANAAHIADLVDQIKAAGTPVTSVVVDSSLFKGDNMATGWFPADIAAGYITPIESVMIEGGRYDGTQDESPRSETPALDAGKVLAQALGVDPANVSLGAAPAGAKPIATVQSAPLSDRLLQMMEHSDNVLAETIGREVAIASGIEASFTGAVDATGKTLQAAGFDYTGVSLHDSSGLSVDDLIPAQVLDRVMTAAAGDGDPKLRPLLDYLPVAGGTGSLSDRYASGNRTGAGWVRAKTGTLSTASALSGFVVDQNGRVLTFALMSNDRPPEVSRPALDAIAGALRNCGCQ; encoded by the coding sequence TTGGCGGGCCAAGGAAAGAAGAAGATCGGCTCGTTGGAAGAGAGTCGACGGCGTAACTTCCGCATCCTTCTGGCGGTCGGTGCAGTGGTTGTACTGGCCGTCGCCGGAGTTGTCGTCGTGAAACTCGGTACGTCGAACGACACCGCGGGCAGCGCGACCGTGACTACGTCGCCGCAGCCTGCGCTCGTGACGCCGTCACCTCAGGTGGTGCCCGTCCCGACGGACGCACCGATCCCGAGCGCGGCGGGAATCGCCGCGGCGATCGGCCCGGCTGTGGCCAACCCGGATCTGGGGAAGTTCACCGGAGTTGTCGCTGATGCACTCACCGGAAACATTCTGTGGAGCGCAGACCCGTCGACGCCGATGACGCCTGCGTCCACGACGAAGGTGCTGACCGCATCGGCGGCACTGCTGAAGTTGCCGCTCGACCACCGGCTGTCCACGACGGTGGTTCCCGGAGCGAGCCCCGGGCAGGTCGTTCTGGTCGGCGGTGGTGACCCGACGCTGACGGCCACGCCGAAGGGGCAGAGCGGGTATTACGCCAATGCTGCTCACATCGCGGATCTCGTCGACCAGATCAAGGCTGCCGGTACGCCGGTGACCAGCGTCGTGGTGGACTCGAGCTTGTTCAAGGGCGACAACATGGCCACCGGCTGGTTCCCCGCGGACATCGCGGCCGGCTACATCACCCCGATCGAATCGGTGATGATCGAAGGTGGTCGGTACGACGGCACTCAAGACGAGTCGCCGCGTTCGGAAACGCCCGCGTTGGACGCGGGCAAGGTCCTCGCTCAGGCCCTCGGTGTCGATCCCGCCAACGTGAGTCTCGGCGCGGCGCCTGCCGGTGCCAAGCCGATCGCCACCGTGCAGTCGGCGCCGCTGAGCGACCGGCTGCTGCAGATGATGGAACATTCCGACAACGTGCTCGCCGAGACCATCGGGCGTGAGGTCGCGATTGCCTCCGGAATCGAAGCCTCGTTCACCGGAGCAGTCGACGCGACCGGCAAGACCCTGCAGGCGGCCGGGTTCGACTACACCGGTGTATCGCTGCACGATTCCAGCGGACTGTCCGTCGACGATCTCATTCCCGCTCAGGTACTCGATCGCGTCATGACGGCTGCGGCCGGTGACGGTGATCCGAAACTGCGTCCGCTGCTGGACTACCTTCCGGTGGCCGGCGGAACAGGAAGTTTGTCCGACCGCTACGCGTCCGGAAACCGAACCGGTGCGGGTTGGGTGCGAGCCAAGACGGGAACTCTCTCAACGGCCAGCGCGTTGTCAGGGTTCGTGGTCGATCAGAACGGGCGAGTGCTCACCTTCGCACTGATGTCCAATGACCGGCCGCCAGAAGTGAGCCGTCCTGCCCTGGACGCGATTGCCGGAGCATTGAGGAATTGCGGGTGCCAATAG
- a CDS encoding zinc-dependent metalloprotease: MAEKTPQDDEASAPLGGAVDWSLAAKAGIKLARGGPAMSRYTAETATAELAEASERAELPVREVTGLADGLPVPAADVLDRAGWITAASRSMAHLTGADPDGSGNLIVGKPAGLQAGAMLAYLSSAILGQYDPFTGEHGTLLLVTPNIVSVERSLRLNPSDFRLWVCLHEVTHRVQFSSSPWLAEYMKESVETLGATVDESMTDVVGRLAAELRSRKEPDSSDGATAGGIIGLLRASQAEPQRDALDRMLVLGTLLEGHADHVMDAVGPAVVPSVATIRAAFDKRRQRKSNPVQRIIKMLLGMDAKMAQYVRGKAFVDAVVLKVGMEQFNTIWTGPETLPLLDEIDNPDAWVKRVLG, from the coding sequence GTGGCCGAAAAGACTCCACAAGATGATGAAGCCTCGGCTCCGCTCGGTGGTGCCGTCGACTGGAGTCTTGCCGCCAAAGCCGGGATAAAACTGGCGCGCGGCGGCCCCGCGATGTCTCGCTACACGGCCGAGACGGCAACCGCAGAACTCGCCGAAGCGTCCGAGCGCGCAGAACTGCCGGTTCGTGAAGTGACCGGGCTGGCCGACGGTCTACCGGTCCCGGCTGCTGACGTGCTTGACCGGGCCGGGTGGATCACGGCGGCCTCGCGGTCGATGGCACATCTCACCGGCGCCGACCCTGACGGCAGTGGCAATCTCATCGTCGGAAAGCCGGCGGGCTTGCAGGCCGGTGCAATGCTGGCGTACCTGTCTTCGGCGATCCTCGGGCAGTACGACCCGTTCACCGGCGAGCACGGCACCCTGCTTCTGGTCACACCGAACATCGTCTCCGTCGAACGGTCCCTTCGGCTGAACCCGAGTGACTTCCGGTTGTGGGTCTGCCTGCACGAGGTCACGCACCGGGTTCAGTTCTCGTCCTCGCCGTGGCTAGCGGAGTACATGAAGGAATCCGTCGAAACGCTCGGTGCGACGGTGGACGAGTCGATGACCGACGTTGTCGGGCGCCTTGCTGCAGAGCTGCGCTCGCGGAAGGAACCCGACTCCAGTGACGGTGCGACGGCGGGCGGGATCATCGGCCTGCTGCGCGCCTCGCAGGCGGAACCTCAGCGTGACGCGCTGGATCGGATGCTTGTACTCGGCACCCTCCTCGAAGGGCATGCAGACCACGTGATGGACGCCGTCGGCCCCGCCGTGGTGCCGTCGGTGGCAACGATCCGCGCGGCCTTCGACAAGCGTCGGCAGCGCAAGTCCAACCCCGTGCAGCGGATCATCAAGATGCTTCTCGGCATGGACGCCAAGATGGCGCAGTACGTGCGCGGCAAGGCCTTCGTCGACGCGGTGGTTCTCAAGGTCGGCATGGAGCAGTTCAACACCATCTGGACCGGGCCCGAGACCTTGCCGTTGCTCGACGAGATCGACAATCCCGACGCGTGGGTAAAGCGCGTTCTCGGCTAG
- the tilS gene encoding tRNA lysidine(34) synthetase TilS has translation MLLPETPALLALRQAVRAWTLAFEPRRRVVVALSGGADSLALTAAAVAETGSVDALIVDHRLQVGSDAVARSAADQALALGCRTATVLTVDVAEGGSLEAAAREARYNALRGARTDLPVLLGHTLDDQAETVLLGLSRGSGGRSIQGMTAFDAPWGRPLLGIRRSVTRAACVDLEITPWEDPHNNNPEFTRVRLRHEALPLLEEILGGGVPEALARTATQLREDGEALDEYAEALLLRVVVDGEVEVDTLAEAPTAIRRRALRAWLLQGGAKALTDKQLRAVDALVTDWRGQGGVAIGGGTPEARLVAARRRGRLILGFEDRRRV, from the coding sequence ATGCTGCTGCCTGAGACGCCCGCCCTCCTGGCGCTGCGACAGGCCGTGCGGGCGTGGACGCTCGCATTCGAGCCACGACGCCGCGTGGTCGTCGCCCTGTCCGGGGGAGCCGATTCGCTGGCGCTCACCGCAGCAGCCGTGGCGGAAACCGGATCGGTCGACGCATTGATCGTGGACCATCGCCTGCAAGTCGGTTCCGATGCCGTCGCACGCTCGGCCGCAGACCAGGCGCTGGCGCTGGGTTGCCGGACCGCGACGGTCCTGACCGTCGACGTAGCCGAAGGTGGGAGTCTCGAGGCCGCTGCGCGTGAGGCTCGGTACAACGCCCTGCGCGGCGCCAGAACTGACCTCCCGGTTCTACTCGGACACACGCTCGACGATCAGGCCGAGACCGTGCTTCTCGGACTCTCCCGCGGGTCCGGTGGGCGATCGATTCAAGGTATGACGGCATTCGACGCTCCCTGGGGACGGCCGCTACTCGGCATCCGGCGATCGGTGACCAGGGCGGCCTGCGTCGACCTGGAAATCACGCCGTGGGAGGACCCGCACAACAACAATCCCGAGTTCACTCGCGTACGTCTGCGGCACGAGGCGTTGCCGCTGCTCGAAGAAATTCTCGGCGGGGGAGTTCCCGAAGCATTGGCCCGAACCGCGACGCAGTTGCGTGAGGACGGTGAGGCGCTCGACGAGTACGCCGAGGCCCTACTCCTACGGGTTGTTGTCGACGGGGAAGTGGAAGTGGACACACTTGCCGAAGCGCCCACCGCAATCCGTCGACGCGCTCTGCGCGCCTGGCTGCTGCAGGGCGGCGCAAAAGCATTGACGGACAAACAGTTACGCGCAGTCGACGCCCTGGTGACCGACTGGCGGGGGCAAGGCGGCGTCGCGATCGGCGGCGGAACACCGGAGGCGAGGTTGGTGGCGGCCCGGCGACGTGGCAGGCTGATCCTCGGATTCGAAGACCGACGAAGGGTTTGA
- the hpt gene encoding hypoxanthine phosphoribosyltransferase, with product MYEGDIASVLISEEQIRARTAELAEDIAKRYPAGAPEGDLLLIGVLKGAVFFMTDFARALPIPSQMEFMAVSSYGSSTSSSGVVRILKDLDKDIAGRHVLIVEDIIDSGLTLSWLMRNLKTRNPASLEVVTLLRKPDAVKIDVDVRDVGFDIPNEFVVGYGLDYAERYRDLPYIGTLDPEVYGG from the coding sequence GTGTACGAGGGCGACATCGCATCGGTACTGATCTCCGAAGAACAGATCCGTGCACGAACGGCGGAACTGGCTGAGGACATCGCCAAGCGTTACCCGGCAGGCGCCCCCGAAGGGGATCTCCTGCTGATCGGCGTCCTCAAGGGAGCGGTCTTCTTCATGACCGACTTCGCCCGCGCGCTGCCGATCCCGTCGCAGATGGAATTCATGGCCGTGAGCTCCTACGGATCCTCGACCTCGTCTTCGGGCGTCGTCCGCATCCTCAAGGACCTCGACAAGGACATCGCCGGTCGCCACGTGCTGATCGTCGAGGACATCATCGACTCCGGTCTCACGCTGTCGTGGCTGATGCGCAACCTCAAGACACGTAATCCCGCTTCGCTCGAGGTCGTCACTCTGCTCCGCAAGCCGGACGCGGTCAAGATCGACGTCGACGTCCGCGACGTGGGCTTCGACATCCCCAACGAGTTCGTCGTAGGTTACGGCCTCGACTACGCCGAGCGGTACCGCGATCTGCCGTACATCGGCACCCTGGACCCCGAGGTCTACGGCGGCTGA
- a CDS encoding DUF4190 domain-containing protein produces MTLPPPPPPPPPPPPGGEQQYWSAQPQGVLYQPPTTNGLAIAALVGALVLAPVGIVLGHISLAQIKRTGEQGRGLAIAGLVIGYIFTALLVLSIVWMFLIANAVTRAFDDYDSASSLYYTSESSSTTYPTYATTTSRTVAPTYSGSDTASVIANASVGDCVVRRLGADKGDGTSETYVSPVSCSSSSATHRVVSRGTSTSSCTADWVRKESPVVVLCLADE; encoded by the coding sequence GTGACCCTTCCGCCACCACCGCCACCGCCACCACCGCCCCCGCCTGGTGGGGAGCAGCAGTACTGGAGTGCCCAACCGCAGGGCGTTCTGTACCAACCTCCGACCACAAACGGCCTCGCAATTGCCGCCCTGGTCGGGGCGCTCGTGCTGGCGCCGGTCGGCATTGTGCTCGGCCACATTTCGCTCGCGCAGATCAAACGAACCGGTGAGCAGGGGCGAGGACTTGCAATCGCCGGTCTGGTCATCGGCTACATCTTCACCGCGCTTCTGGTGCTGTCGATCGTGTGGATGTTTCTCATTGCCAATGCAGTCACCCGCGCGTTCGACGACTACGACAGCGCGTCTTCTCTCTACTACACATCTGAATCGTCGAGTACGACTTATCCGACGTATGCGACCACCACATCCCGGACGGTGGCGCCGACGTACAGCGGAAGCGACACGGCGTCGGTCATCGCCAATGCCTCGGTAGGTGACTGCGTCGTACGAAGGCTCGGGGCAGACAAGGGCGACGGGACCAGCGAGACATACGTCAGTCCGGTCTCATGCAGCTCGAGCAGCGCCACTCACCGGGTAGTCAGCCGCGGCACGTCCACATCTTCGTGCACCGCCGATTGGGTTCGCAAAGAGAGTCCTGTCGTAGTGCTTTGCCTAGCGGACGAATGA